The proteins below are encoded in one region of Chelmon rostratus isolate fCheRos1 chromosome 21, fCheRos1.pri, whole genome shotgun sequence:
- the LOC121625092 gene encoding glycylpeptide N-tetradecanoyltransferase 1-like isoform X3, which produces MADSNPDKKLTEDESGSPKRSKKKQKKEDAWRPKGTKDPFAMLNSLPENKQQEIQRALHLFSLGPSMPKTLQQAKKHIYRFWETQPVPRLDGAGGGSVTHGPIVKGESNFRKEPYSLPQGFSWDTLDLSSSTVLRELCTLLNENYMEEDDNTVRFDFSLEYLQWALQPPNWLAQWHCGVRVNTNNKLVGFIAAVPADVRIYETEKRMVQVKFLCVHKKLRLKRMTPVLIRELTRRVNQQGVYQAVYTAGIVLPTPLSSCRYWNRPLNPRKLSEVNYPGLRQTMNLQRAVKFNRLPEVTKTPGLRHMTKEDVAGIHSLLQANLCKFHLSPILSLQEVEHWLLPRENVIDTYVVEGDDGALTGVVSFYSVSSRVLNHPVHTGLRAAHLLYVASTAADPVDLMEDTLVLAKSKGFDVFSALDVMDNKSFLEKLKFSINDTSLHYYLYNWMCLNMSADKVGLVLPN; this is translated from the exons ATGGCTGATTCAAACCC tgataAGAAGCTGACAGAGGACGAGAGCGGCAGTCCAAAAAGGAGCAAGAAGAAGCAAAAGAAGGAAGATGCCTGGAGACCAAAGGGAACCAAGGACCCATTTGCCAtg CTGAACTCTCTTCCAGAGAACAAGCAGCAGGAGATCCAGAGAGccctccacctcttctcccTGGGCCCAAGTATGCCCAAAACCCTGCAGCAGGCCAAAAAGCACATATATCGCTTCTGGGAAACACAGCCGGTCCCCAGACTGG ATGGTGCAGGTGGCGGTAGTGTGACTCATGGCCCGATAGTAAAGGGTGAATCCAACTTTCGAAAGGAGCCCTACTCTCTACCTCAAGGTTTCTCCTGGGACACTCTGGACCTGAGCAGCTCTACGGTG CTGAGAGAGCTATGCACTCTACTGAATGAGAACTACATGGAGGAGGATGACAACACTGTCAGATTTGACTTCTCACTGGAGTATCTGCAATG GGCTCTACAACCTCCTAACTGGCTGGCCCAGTGGCACTGTGGTGTGCGAGTAAACACCAATAACAAGTTGGTGGGCTTCATTGCTGCTGTTCCTGCAGATGTCCGCATATATGAGAC GGAGAAGCGGATGGTGCAGGTCAAGTTCCTGTGCGTTCATAAGAAGCTGCGTCTCAAGCGGATGACTCCAGTTCTGATCCGAGAGCTCACCAGACGGGTCAACCAGCAGGGTGTCTACCAGGCTGTCTACACAGCTGGCATAGTGCTGCCCACACCGCTGAGCTCCTGCAG ATACTGGAATCGCCCTCTGAATCCCCGGAAGCTGTCGGAGGTGAACTATCCAGGTCTGAGACAGACCATGAACCTGCAGAGAGCTGTTAAATTCAACCGTCTGCCTGAG GTGACAAAGACACCGGGTCTGCGCCATATGACTAAAGAAGATGTTGCAGGGATACACTCTCTACTCCAGGCAAACCTCTGCAAGTTCCACCTCAGCCCCATCTTGTCTTTGCAGGAAGTAGAGCACTGGCTGTTGCCGAGGGAGAACGTGATTGACACCTATGTTGTGGAG GGTGATGATGGCGCACTGACAGGCGTGGTGAGTTTCTATAGCGTCTCCTCCAGGGTGCTGAATCACCCGGTCCACACTGGCCTGAGGGCGGCTCACCTCCTTTATGTTGCCTCTACTGCTGCAGACCCCGTCGACCTCATGGAGGACACACTGGTCCTGGCTAAATCT AAAGGTTTTGATGTCTTCTCTGCTCTCGACGTGATGGATAACAAGAGTTTCCTGGAGAAGCTCAAGTTCAGCATCAATGACACAAGCCTTCATTACTACCTGTACAACTGGATGTGTCTCAATATGAGCGCAGACAAG GTGGGCCTGGTGTTACCAAACTAA
- the LOC121625092 gene encoding glycylpeptide N-tetradecanoyltransferase 2-like isoform X1 yields the protein MADSNPDKKLTEDESGSPKRSKKKQKKEDAWRPKGTKDPFAMLNSLPENKQQEIQRALHLFSLGPSMPKTLQQAKKHIYRFWETQPVPRLDGAGGGSVTHGPIVKGESNFRKEPYSLPQGFSWDTLDLSSSTVLRELCTLLNENYMEEDDNTVRFDFSLEYLQWALQPPNWLAQWHCGVRVNTNNKLVGFIAAVPADVRIYETEKRMVQVKFLCVHKKLRLKRMTPVLIRELTRRVNQQGVYQAVYTAGIVLPTPLSSCRYWNRPLNPRKLSEVNYPGLRQTMNLQRAVKFNRLPEVTKTPGLRHMTKEDVAGIHSLLQANLCKFHLSPILSLQEVEHWLLPRENVIDTYVVEGDDGALTGVVSFYSVSSRVLNHPVHTGLRAAHLLYVASTAADPVDLMEDTLVLAKSKGFDVFSALDVMDNKSFLEKLKFSINDTSLHYYLYNWMCLNMSADKVLSTVISPTVKTHHLVSYQSRMKLFVPMSLYAMLIHFRGKYCTFYFTTFIDRFSY from the exons ATGGCTGATTCAAACCC tgataAGAAGCTGACAGAGGACGAGAGCGGCAGTCCAAAAAGGAGCAAGAAGAAGCAAAAGAAGGAAGATGCCTGGAGACCAAAGGGAACCAAGGACCCATTTGCCAtg CTGAACTCTCTTCCAGAGAACAAGCAGCAGGAGATCCAGAGAGccctccacctcttctcccTGGGCCCAAGTATGCCCAAAACCCTGCAGCAGGCCAAAAAGCACATATATCGCTTCTGGGAAACACAGCCGGTCCCCAGACTGG ATGGTGCAGGTGGCGGTAGTGTGACTCATGGCCCGATAGTAAAGGGTGAATCCAACTTTCGAAAGGAGCCCTACTCTCTACCTCAAGGTTTCTCCTGGGACACTCTGGACCTGAGCAGCTCTACGGTG CTGAGAGAGCTATGCACTCTACTGAATGAGAACTACATGGAGGAGGATGACAACACTGTCAGATTTGACTTCTCACTGGAGTATCTGCAATG GGCTCTACAACCTCCTAACTGGCTGGCCCAGTGGCACTGTGGTGTGCGAGTAAACACCAATAACAAGTTGGTGGGCTTCATTGCTGCTGTTCCTGCAGATGTCCGCATATATGAGAC GGAGAAGCGGATGGTGCAGGTCAAGTTCCTGTGCGTTCATAAGAAGCTGCGTCTCAAGCGGATGACTCCAGTTCTGATCCGAGAGCTCACCAGACGGGTCAACCAGCAGGGTGTCTACCAGGCTGTCTACACAGCTGGCATAGTGCTGCCCACACCGCTGAGCTCCTGCAG ATACTGGAATCGCCCTCTGAATCCCCGGAAGCTGTCGGAGGTGAACTATCCAGGTCTGAGACAGACCATGAACCTGCAGAGAGCTGTTAAATTCAACCGTCTGCCTGAG GTGACAAAGACACCGGGTCTGCGCCATATGACTAAAGAAGATGTTGCAGGGATACACTCTCTACTCCAGGCAAACCTCTGCAAGTTCCACCTCAGCCCCATCTTGTCTTTGCAGGAAGTAGAGCACTGGCTGTTGCCGAGGGAGAACGTGATTGACACCTATGTTGTGGAG GGTGATGATGGCGCACTGACAGGCGTGGTGAGTTTCTATAGCGTCTCCTCCAGGGTGCTGAATCACCCGGTCCACACTGGCCTGAGGGCGGCTCACCTCCTTTATGTTGCCTCTACTGCTGCAGACCCCGTCGACCTCATGGAGGACACACTGGTCCTGGCTAAATCT AAAGGTTTTGATGTCTTCTCTGCTCTCGACGTGATGGATAACAAGAGTTTCCTGGAGAAGCTCAAGTTCAGCATCAATGACACAAGCCTTCATTACTACCTGTACAACTGGATGTGTCTCAATATGAGCGCAGACAAGGTACTCAGTACTGTGATATCTCCAACTGTTAAGACACATCACCTCGTATCTTATCAAAGTAGAATGAAACTCTTTGTTCCGATGTCTCTTTATGCAATGTTgatacatttcagagggaaatattgtactttttacttcactacatttattgaCAGATTTAGTTACTAG
- the LOC121625092 gene encoding glycylpeptide N-tetradecanoyltransferase 1-like isoform X5 yields MCFSDKKLTEDESGSPKRSKKKQKKEDAWRPKGTKDPFAMLNSLPENKQQEIQRALHLFSLGPSMPKTLQQAKKHIYRFWETQPVPRLDGAGGGSVTHGPIVKGESNFRKEPYSLPQGFSWDTLDLSSSTVLRELCTLLNENYMEEDDNTVRFDFSLEYLQWALQPPNWLAQWHCGVRVNTNNKLVGFIAAVPADVRIYETEKRMVQVKFLCVHKKLRLKRMTPVLIRELTRRVNQQGVYQAVYTAGIVLPTPLSSCRYWNRPLNPRKLSEVNYPGLRQTMNLQRAVKFNRLPEVTKTPGLRHMTKEDVAGIHSLLQANLCKFHLSPILSLQEVEHWLLPRENVIDTYVVEGDDGALTGVVSFYSVSSRVLNHPVHTGLRAAHLLYVASTAADPVDLMEDTLVLAKSKGFDVFSALDVMDNKSFLEKLKFSINDTSLHYYLYNWMCLNMSADKVGLVLPN; encoded by the exons atgtgtttcagtgataAGAAGCTGACAGAGGACGAGAGCGGCAGTCCAAAAAGGAGCAAGAAGAAGCAAAAGAAGGAAGATGCCTGGAGACCAAAGGGAACCAAGGACCCATTTGCCAtg CTGAACTCTCTTCCAGAGAACAAGCAGCAGGAGATCCAGAGAGccctccacctcttctcccTGGGCCCAAGTATGCCCAAAACCCTGCAGCAGGCCAAAAAGCACATATATCGCTTCTGGGAAACACAGCCGGTCCCCAGACTGG ATGGTGCAGGTGGCGGTAGTGTGACTCATGGCCCGATAGTAAAGGGTGAATCCAACTTTCGAAAGGAGCCCTACTCTCTACCTCAAGGTTTCTCCTGGGACACTCTGGACCTGAGCAGCTCTACGGTG CTGAGAGAGCTATGCACTCTACTGAATGAGAACTACATGGAGGAGGATGACAACACTGTCAGATTTGACTTCTCACTGGAGTATCTGCAATG GGCTCTACAACCTCCTAACTGGCTGGCCCAGTGGCACTGTGGTGTGCGAGTAAACACCAATAACAAGTTGGTGGGCTTCATTGCTGCTGTTCCTGCAGATGTCCGCATATATGAGAC GGAGAAGCGGATGGTGCAGGTCAAGTTCCTGTGCGTTCATAAGAAGCTGCGTCTCAAGCGGATGACTCCAGTTCTGATCCGAGAGCTCACCAGACGGGTCAACCAGCAGGGTGTCTACCAGGCTGTCTACACAGCTGGCATAGTGCTGCCCACACCGCTGAGCTCCTGCAG ATACTGGAATCGCCCTCTGAATCCCCGGAAGCTGTCGGAGGTGAACTATCCAGGTCTGAGACAGACCATGAACCTGCAGAGAGCTGTTAAATTCAACCGTCTGCCTGAG GTGACAAAGACACCGGGTCTGCGCCATATGACTAAAGAAGATGTTGCAGGGATACACTCTCTACTCCAGGCAAACCTCTGCAAGTTCCACCTCAGCCCCATCTTGTCTTTGCAGGAAGTAGAGCACTGGCTGTTGCCGAGGGAGAACGTGATTGACACCTATGTTGTGGAG GGTGATGATGGCGCACTGACAGGCGTGGTGAGTTTCTATAGCGTCTCCTCCAGGGTGCTGAATCACCCGGTCCACACTGGCCTGAGGGCGGCTCACCTCCTTTATGTTGCCTCTACTGCTGCAGACCCCGTCGACCTCATGGAGGACACACTGGTCCTGGCTAAATCT AAAGGTTTTGATGTCTTCTCTGCTCTCGACGTGATGGATAACAAGAGTTTCCTGGAGAAGCTCAAGTTCAGCATCAATGACACAAGCCTTCATTACTACCTGTACAACTGGATGTGTCTCAATATGAGCGCAGACAAG GTGGGCCTGGTGTTACCAAACTAA
- the LOC121625092 gene encoding glycylpeptide N-tetradecanoyltransferase 1-like isoform X4: MADSNPDKKLTEDESGSPKRSKKKQKKEDAWRPKGTKDPFAMLNSLPENKQQEIQRALHLFSLGPSMPKTLQQAKKHIYRFWETQPVPRLDGAGGGSVTHGPIVKGESNFRKEPYSLPQGFSWDTLDLSSSTVLRELCTLLNENYMEEDDNTVRFDFSLEYLQWALQPPNWLAQWHCGVRVNTNNKLVGFIAAVPADVRIYETEKRMVQVKFLCVHKKLRLKRMTPVLIRELTRRVNQQGVYQAVYTAGIVLPTPLSSCRYWNRPLNPRKLSEVNYPGLRQTMNLQRAVKFNRLPEVTKTPGLRHMTKEDVAGIHSLLQANLCKFHLSPILSLQEVEHWLLPRENVIDTYVVEGDDGALTGVVSFYSVSSRVLNHPVHTGLRAAHLLYVASTAADPVDLMEDTLVLAKSVLMSSLLST; encoded by the exons ATGGCTGATTCAAACCC tgataAGAAGCTGACAGAGGACGAGAGCGGCAGTCCAAAAAGGAGCAAGAAGAAGCAAAAGAAGGAAGATGCCTGGAGACCAAAGGGAACCAAGGACCCATTTGCCAtg CTGAACTCTCTTCCAGAGAACAAGCAGCAGGAGATCCAGAGAGccctccacctcttctcccTGGGCCCAAGTATGCCCAAAACCCTGCAGCAGGCCAAAAAGCACATATATCGCTTCTGGGAAACACAGCCGGTCCCCAGACTGG ATGGTGCAGGTGGCGGTAGTGTGACTCATGGCCCGATAGTAAAGGGTGAATCCAACTTTCGAAAGGAGCCCTACTCTCTACCTCAAGGTTTCTCCTGGGACACTCTGGACCTGAGCAGCTCTACGGTG CTGAGAGAGCTATGCACTCTACTGAATGAGAACTACATGGAGGAGGATGACAACACTGTCAGATTTGACTTCTCACTGGAGTATCTGCAATG GGCTCTACAACCTCCTAACTGGCTGGCCCAGTGGCACTGTGGTGTGCGAGTAAACACCAATAACAAGTTGGTGGGCTTCATTGCTGCTGTTCCTGCAGATGTCCGCATATATGAGAC GGAGAAGCGGATGGTGCAGGTCAAGTTCCTGTGCGTTCATAAGAAGCTGCGTCTCAAGCGGATGACTCCAGTTCTGATCCGAGAGCTCACCAGACGGGTCAACCAGCAGGGTGTCTACCAGGCTGTCTACACAGCTGGCATAGTGCTGCCCACACCGCTGAGCTCCTGCAG ATACTGGAATCGCCCTCTGAATCCCCGGAAGCTGTCGGAGGTGAACTATCCAGGTCTGAGACAGACCATGAACCTGCAGAGAGCTGTTAAATTCAACCGTCTGCCTGAG GTGACAAAGACACCGGGTCTGCGCCATATGACTAAAGAAGATGTTGCAGGGATACACTCTCTACTCCAGGCAAACCTCTGCAAGTTCCACCTCAGCCCCATCTTGTCTTTGCAGGAAGTAGAGCACTGGCTGTTGCCGAGGGAGAACGTGATTGACACCTATGTTGTGGAG GGTGATGATGGCGCACTGACAGGCGTGGTGAGTTTCTATAGCGTCTCCTCCAGGGTGCTGAATCACCCGGTCCACACTGGCCTGAGGGCGGCTCACCTCCTTTATGTTGCCTCTACTGCTGCAGACCCCGTCGACCTCATGGAGGACACACTGGTCCTGGCTAAATCT GTTTTGATGTCTTCTCTGCTCTCGACGTGA
- the LOC121625092 gene encoding glycylpeptide N-tetradecanoyltransferase 2-like isoform X2 — MCFSDKKLTEDESGSPKRSKKKQKKEDAWRPKGTKDPFAMLNSLPENKQQEIQRALHLFSLGPSMPKTLQQAKKHIYRFWETQPVPRLDGAGGGSVTHGPIVKGESNFRKEPYSLPQGFSWDTLDLSSSTVLRELCTLLNENYMEEDDNTVRFDFSLEYLQWALQPPNWLAQWHCGVRVNTNNKLVGFIAAVPADVRIYETEKRMVQVKFLCVHKKLRLKRMTPVLIRELTRRVNQQGVYQAVYTAGIVLPTPLSSCRYWNRPLNPRKLSEVNYPGLRQTMNLQRAVKFNRLPEVTKTPGLRHMTKEDVAGIHSLLQANLCKFHLSPILSLQEVEHWLLPRENVIDTYVVEGDDGALTGVVSFYSVSSRVLNHPVHTGLRAAHLLYVASTAADPVDLMEDTLVLAKSKGFDVFSALDVMDNKSFLEKLKFSINDTSLHYYLYNWMCLNMSADKVLSTVISPTVKTHHLVSYQSRMKLFVPMSLYAMLIHFRGKYCTFYFTTFIDRFSY, encoded by the exons atgtgtttcagtgataAGAAGCTGACAGAGGACGAGAGCGGCAGTCCAAAAAGGAGCAAGAAGAAGCAAAAGAAGGAAGATGCCTGGAGACCAAAGGGAACCAAGGACCCATTTGCCAtg CTGAACTCTCTTCCAGAGAACAAGCAGCAGGAGATCCAGAGAGccctccacctcttctcccTGGGCCCAAGTATGCCCAAAACCCTGCAGCAGGCCAAAAAGCACATATATCGCTTCTGGGAAACACAGCCGGTCCCCAGACTGG ATGGTGCAGGTGGCGGTAGTGTGACTCATGGCCCGATAGTAAAGGGTGAATCCAACTTTCGAAAGGAGCCCTACTCTCTACCTCAAGGTTTCTCCTGGGACACTCTGGACCTGAGCAGCTCTACGGTG CTGAGAGAGCTATGCACTCTACTGAATGAGAACTACATGGAGGAGGATGACAACACTGTCAGATTTGACTTCTCACTGGAGTATCTGCAATG GGCTCTACAACCTCCTAACTGGCTGGCCCAGTGGCACTGTGGTGTGCGAGTAAACACCAATAACAAGTTGGTGGGCTTCATTGCTGCTGTTCCTGCAGATGTCCGCATATATGAGAC GGAGAAGCGGATGGTGCAGGTCAAGTTCCTGTGCGTTCATAAGAAGCTGCGTCTCAAGCGGATGACTCCAGTTCTGATCCGAGAGCTCACCAGACGGGTCAACCAGCAGGGTGTCTACCAGGCTGTCTACACAGCTGGCATAGTGCTGCCCACACCGCTGAGCTCCTGCAG ATACTGGAATCGCCCTCTGAATCCCCGGAAGCTGTCGGAGGTGAACTATCCAGGTCTGAGACAGACCATGAACCTGCAGAGAGCTGTTAAATTCAACCGTCTGCCTGAG GTGACAAAGACACCGGGTCTGCGCCATATGACTAAAGAAGATGTTGCAGGGATACACTCTCTACTCCAGGCAAACCTCTGCAAGTTCCACCTCAGCCCCATCTTGTCTTTGCAGGAAGTAGAGCACTGGCTGTTGCCGAGGGAGAACGTGATTGACACCTATGTTGTGGAG GGTGATGATGGCGCACTGACAGGCGTGGTGAGTTTCTATAGCGTCTCCTCCAGGGTGCTGAATCACCCGGTCCACACTGGCCTGAGGGCGGCTCACCTCCTTTATGTTGCCTCTACTGCTGCAGACCCCGTCGACCTCATGGAGGACACACTGGTCCTGGCTAAATCT AAAGGTTTTGATGTCTTCTCTGCTCTCGACGTGATGGATAACAAGAGTTTCCTGGAGAAGCTCAAGTTCAGCATCAATGACACAAGCCTTCATTACTACCTGTACAACTGGATGTGTCTCAATATGAGCGCAGACAAGGTACTCAGTACTGTGATATCTCCAACTGTTAAGACACATCACCTCGTATCTTATCAAAGTAGAATGAAACTCTTTGTTCCGATGTCTCTTTATGCAATGTTgatacatttcagagggaaatattgtactttttacttcactacatttattgaCAGATTTAGTTACTAG